GAGTTTTTAGTGTAACGTTATTTATTTAAACGCTACTGTTTAATTAAATGATACGAAAAGCATCGTTATACGGAGGACGTACTTGCAGGACGCACCCGCAATCGTATAAAAATCGTAAAAAAGTCATCCGATTTAGTTATCTGGACAGCCTGTAGGTTGAATTAGCATGTAGCTGTTGTGGAAATGGTATTACTGAAATAAGAAGCTATCCATGAGGtgatctttgtgttttagagcaggaaagACGCTACAGCACGCTGGGTAGAGGGGTAgtggtactccaggaccaggactgagaaGATCTGCTCCAAAATAACTGAAGTAGTTAGCTAAACTACAGTAGCCATGTTTTAATTCAACCTGCAGAGCGTTCAATAATAACCGACGTTAACTCATGTACCATATCTGTCGTCCGTAGACTGTATGTACAGTCTGTGCTGTCATTTAATGATTAGCTGCATCGTCAGTTGTGATGGGACATCTAAAACGTCTGCCACAGTGGTGCTAACGTTAGTGGATCTCTAGCGCTCCTGTAGGCAGCACAGATGGAAAGAGTCGTCAGGACTATCAGGACTCGGATTGAGAAGCAATGTTCTGGAGCAGTTAATATATTAGAGGCTTTGTAGAAGCTGTTTTTTCAGTTCACAGTTTCTTCctgaaaataatgcaaatttaACTCTTACGTGTAAAAACTGAATTTGTGACAGTTCGAGTTTCACTAGGCAGAAATCAGTTAAAGCATGTATTAATAAGAAGTTCAGCATGGcatgtgtggagtttgcatgttctccccgtgtctgcgtgggtttcctccgggttctccagtttcctcccacagtccaaagacatgcagtcaggccaaatggacatgctaaattgcccctaggtgtgagtgtgtgagtgactgtctgtgtctgtctgtctgccctgcgatggactggcgacctgtccagggtgtatcctgccttccgtccgaagaccgctgggataggctccagcacaccaccacccccGCCGCGCCCcccgaccctgagggagaagcggcttaggaaatggatggatggatggatggatgttaaaaTTTGATTCATACTAGTAAAATTCGCTCTTTCTATTTGATGAATTGGGAAAAGCTATGAATTCTTATTGagaactgaagttgtacatgcTAAAAATCTAAATCcagttttgtttagtttattgGTGAATTTCAGATAGTAAAACTggattaaaagataaaatgataaaagttaaagatgaaaactttatTCCATGGATTTCGTAACAGTCTTTTGCAGTGGAGTACTTTATATTTCTCAAAACTAAATTCTGTCATCATTCTGTTCTCAGGTGCCTCAATTCCCAATGACTGACCACAGTTCCTTTGTCCTACTCAATACCGGGGCTCATATGCCACTGTTAGGCTTGGGCACATACCGTCTGCGTGGTCCTGAGGACACCTACCAGGCTGTGGATGCTGCCTTAACAGCAGGTTACCGAGCCTTTGATACAGCAGCAGTCTACCGCAATGAAGCAGACCTTGGCCAGGCCCTTCACACCTTGTTGCCCAAACATGGGCTTTCACGAGCAGATGTGTTCATAACCAGCAAACTGAGTCCAAAAGACCAGGGTGCCAAAGCCAGAGATGGCTGTCTGAGGAGCCTGGAGCAGCTGGGGCTGGACTATATTGACCTGTATCTTATTCACTGGCCTGGTACTCAGGGTGTAGCTGTGGGGGATAAGCGAAACCCTAAGAACCGTTCTCAGAGCTGGGCAACCTTGGAGGACTTCCACATGGAGGGAAAGTTCAAGGCCATCGGAGTCTCAAATTACACTGTGAAGCACATGCAGGAGCTCCTGAAGGCCTGCAGAGTCGTCCCGGCTGTTCTACAGGTGGAGTTTCACCCGAGGTACGCTCAGAAGGAGCTTAGGGCTTTGTGTGAGGAGAGTGGGGTTTGTTTCCAAGCGTACTCCTCGCTGGGCACCGGGGTACTCCTCACTGACCCTGTTGTTCAGGAGGTAGCAGAAAGATGTGGCAGAACTCCAGCTCAGGTGCTTCTGAGGTGGGCTTTGCAGCAGAATGTGCCTGTGCTGCCAAAATCTGCCAAGCCTGACCGGGTGCAGGACAATGTCCGTTTGTTTGACTTTGAGCTCAGTGACAGCAACATGGCAAGGCTTTCTTCTCTGGACTGTGGGGAAAAGTTCTGCTGGGACCCCTCACTGGTGATTTAGAACATCTACTGGCTGCTCTTCAGTGCCAAAACCCTGGATGATACCTCTGACATGTGACTTTCAGATTGCTTTATCAAAAAAtagttaatcatttttaatgtttgagaGATTAAAATGATCTGCCTTCTGAAGGGGAAATCAAAAGAATTTTGAAGAggataattttaataatttaagatgttttttccTAATGCTTAAGTATAGTTTAAGATAATGGCACAGTGAGGTCAATACAGTAAAAGTTAATCTATAGAGTAAAGATAAACATGTAGAACTAGTTTCACAGACCCATATTAAGCCAAATTCTAGCCTAAAATAAATACCCAATAGTGAGTAACCATTAACACTGCAATTTACTTCAGAACAAGGCTGAACTCATGTCTGGGAAACTGGATTGATGTATTATGACATTTTTATCTTTGTGTGTAACATGTACAGATATGACTGGTAACCTTTGCTCTCACTGCAATGTTCATGATCTCAGTTGTCTTATGCCTCAATGTTTGTATGAAAGATCACATATGCCAATATGAATGTGGACCCCCGCCCCCGTTCAATATCTATAAACAAATTTCTGGGTGCTTGTTGGTGTGAAAGACTGGCCGAAAGAAAACAGGCACTTTCACTTCTTTAGataaagtttttttaatttttagaatgtagtggtaataataataataaaaggcatttgatatttacattttcaagtAATACCAGTGATGATAGTAAGGCTCTTTTTTCCACTTGTTTTTAGCAACATCACAGAAAGAGCCATTTTATAGCTCACAGATAGTGGAAAAGATTAAACGAgcacaaaaatgtacaaagtCCTTTTTAGAACTCTGTAAACAACCTAGAAATAAAGTATAATgatagtcaaaaaaaaaaaaaatcaataaatcaaaaaTGTTCATGCACAACACAATATACACAACAGGAATCTTCACACTGATGTTcatttgttaaaaataattccattaaaatggacaataaaagGTAAATAGCGCTTGAATGGCTATGTCCACAATAATGTGTTTTGATTCTATTAGGCTATCTGAAACATTTCTTAATAATACTGCCATGAAAATGGCAGTGAATGACATTGTCTAATGCTTCTAACAGATCATTCGTACAAAGTGGTTTGCATAATTTTTCCACAGGAAGAGAGACCCTGGAAGGGTCATCGTCTGCATTCTCTCAGACACGGCATATGCTGGTCATAGGAAGACAACTTCTGAATGGTTTGATTGGTCAGGGGTTCTAATATCCATTTACTTAAGGCGAAGGTTTTAAACTAGCCAGTCAAGACAGAACATCAGTCCTTCACATCTGTCCACTGGCTCTCAgtccattttctcttttcctgtATATACtacttcttctttcagctgctccctttaggggtcgccacagcggatgagctgcctccatcttgcccgaTAAACTACCTCCTCCTTTTACACCAATCTCTTTTCCTGTACATATACTACTACAAAAACAACACCATCCTTCAGTCCTGTAATCCATTGTTCGTTCACTCTGCCGGACGGGTGTCTGGAGCTGTTAGACTGCTGCTGGCCTCAGAGTCTGACTCTTTGTGGCTCCATAAGAAGGTGAACCAGCTGGGGGAAGCGTGCATCTGACGGGCTGCACCTGCACTCCTCACTCTCTTCATCtgataaatgattattttaaagATGAGATGAATAGATCAGCCAAAAACTGCTTACTAACACATACTGCTAATGCAGCCATCAATGAATGTAAGGTAGCTTTAGTATAGTTTGCTTTCATTAActagcaacattagctttttCAACTGAAATCATGTGCTTTAAGGATGAATGGATAAACAACCTGTGCATATGTCAAATTAAAAGCAAAGCAATTTGTGCAGAGTTGTACACTTCCATGTGAAACTAaacgatttggggaaaatatattgtgattttctgaccaatattgtgACTTATTTATACTGAGATTATTTATGCTTTGGCCAAGTCCATCAGCACATCCATTTTTTTCTGGACAGAGGCTTGTACGCTGAATGTAGTGCACCAGATTGCCTAGTAGTTGTGGCAGTGTTGAGGTGTACACCGCACATGggtgtttggttgcttctgattcGTCTACAGGTAGTTGAAGAGATCTGTGTCAGATGGATTCAAACTTAAATTCCCTGCCTAAGAGAACATTGTTGATCATGTAGGCTGTGGA
This window of the Pygocentrus nattereri isolate fPygNat1 chromosome 2, fPygNat1.pri, whole genome shotgun sequence genome carries:
- the zgc:101765 gene encoding uncharacterized oxidoreductase Mvan_2161, which encodes MTDHSSFVLLNTGAHMPLLGLGTYRLRGPEDTYQAVDAALTAGYRAFDTAAVYRNEADLGQALHTLLPKHGLSRADVFITSKLSPKDQGAKARDGCLRSLEQLGLDYIDLYLIHWPGTQGVAVGDKRNPKNRSQSWATLEDFHMEGKFKAIGVSNYTVKHMQELLKACRVVPAVLQVEFHPRYAQKELRALCEESGVCFQAYSSLGTGVLLTDPVVQEVAERCGRTPAQVLLRWALQQNVPVLPKSAKPDRVQDNVRLFDFELSDSNMARLSSLDCGEKFCWDPSLVI